The following nucleotide sequence is from Podospora bellae-mahoneyi strain CBS 112042 chromosome 1 map unlocalized CBS112042p_1, whole genome shotgun sequence.
CTCTCCACTGAGCTCATTGGTGTCCCTTTTGCCTCTGTCTCATACTCAGGGGCAACAGTGAACTCATGGGTTGACGCATTATACCGCAGCCATCTAGGATTGGAGGTTGCGATCTTGTGTCCCAACCACAGCACACGCTCCTTGCGCTCCTCGGCCATGGAAGCAACTTCAAAATACTTTTCGTCATCGTCGATCTTCTCGTTCGAGAAGCAATCACTGGGAGAAACTCTGTCCGCCCAAGCAAGGCCCCGCATGGCATAGTCCTCTGGCAAAGGTCTTCGAGACTCAGACCTGGGAAGAACGGTTTCCTCAACGCGACTATAGTTCTTGCAAGACCCAAGCAACGtattcatcatcaacgcaGTCCGCTTCCAAGGAAATGAAGGTGCCACAAAATGAATGGTCTCGGGCAAGAACGTAAGGTGGTAAATGAAAACCAGAGACACATGAAGGAATGGAAGAATGTTAGGGTCGCCATCCCTACGCGCGACAATATCGTAGGTTTGAGAAAAGAGCTTGAGCGCATTGGCCAAGTCTTCAGGGACAGGAGAACCAAGATCGCCGTCTGCCATCAACTgatcttgggcttcttcaTCGGCACCACGGCTTTGCTTCAATGACTTCGAGATTGGGTTGGCTTCGTTTCCGTAGCCAATCACAGCGCAGCAATTCGAAATGCCCATGTGGTAGCCGGCCTCGAGCCACTTGCGGCTGGAGCGGGTGATTTGGCTGTCCAGAGACTGAAGAAAGTCATCCATAGTTGAATGCAGCTTCTCCATCTGCTTGCCGCTGAACATGATGGCATGGACCTTGACAAATGCGAACTCGGCAACCGAGAGCCTCGATTGCTGCTGATTGGGAGTCGGGGCCATGATTGGGTCGAACAGGGTCATGATACTCTCACGAGCAGAGCCGAAGGGAATCGCGACACAAAGGGACTTGGTGTAGTAATAGAGCTGCTGAAGCGCATTGGGACGAGCAAGAATGGCCAAGTGGTGATACAGCCGCCCGGTGGTTGGAGCCTTGTCAGAAGCCTTGGAATACCAGTGACGACTCACGGCGGTCCAATTTTCCCGATCCCGGatatcgtcatcctcgaTGGCCATCCTGTAACGCCCAAGGTCACCAAGGCATTCGATCCAGGTATCCTCGAAAGCCGGAACAGTTTCGTAGAGAAGAGCCATCATTGAATATGCGAGGTAAATGAACATCAGCATGTGTTCAAGACTCGCTGGCAGCCGGTGTCTAAGCAGCTCGAGGAACGAATGAATACCATGCCGCCACATGCGTGCAGGCATGGCATACTTCGATGCCAATCTCCGCAAGGCAGGACTCGCAGAAGGGTGCTGAGAAGCGAGAAAAAAGTCGTGGTGTTCGTGAAGCAGGGTCCTGTGGAGAGCGATCAAGGCTTGCCATTGCTCGTTGTTGagtttgtttgttgggtCATTTTGTGAGTTTTGGGCATTGTCAACCTCGATGCATTTgctctccaccatcaccagcccgGCGTAGATTCCCTTCACCTCGGCTACCAGTTGGTCCTGGGAGATTGGCCTGGTTTCAGGTTGCTTGATCAGTTCCGTCGGGTCATTTTCCTCAATTTGAGTAGAGCTTCGTGATGTCGACGTGCGTGGTTGGCGATGTGGTGGCTTGGATGTTGGGGTAGATGAAACTCTTGAAGCAACATTGGATTTGTCGTAAGGACGTTGAGAGGCTGTGAGGTCGGCATCGGGCGTCCAAAGGGTGCCCTTGGCAGGAGGTCGTCGGTCAACTCGGTCGGGCTCTATCCGAGCCTTGGATTTctttgggggagaagggctGCGGGATCGGGATGGTTGGCTTTTTGAATCCGGAGTCGATCTCCTGCTGGGTCGATCCGGTCCGGGAGCACCAGAGTCTGGATCTAACGGCCTCTGATTGGATATATGTGTGGAGGATGTCACGGCCTTTGCATCTTTTGAACTGGGATCCAAGTTGCGTATGGCGGGTTTGCTCGCCTCTCTGGTATGTGTGAGTTGTGGGTGTTTGAAAAAATTAGAAAAGCAGCGAGGACTGTGAAGACACTTACCTCTCTATTGGGGGAGCTTCTTTCCATTTAGTGGATATcagctccttcttttccttgtcgGTGCTCTTTTCGTTCAGCGACTTGACGTGGACTGTTTCGTAATGCTTTTCATATTGGTGTTTTTCGAATGTTTCATGGACATATTGAGGATCCTCGCTACAGTCGGGACAGTTGATTTTTTTGGCCGATGACCGCCGAAGGTGCTCATTCCATTTCTTGCTGAAGTCCATTATTAGATGTGTAATATTCTCTGaccgcggtggtggtgcgacAGTGTGCTGGGAGCTGTTTGATGGTGAGGTTAAGATGGACCGAGCTGCTCAACGAGCATTCTATGGAGTGCGCTGTGATTGGCCACTCGCCCGCTCGAACTGGGAGGGCTTGGCAATGAGGGGTTTTGCTCTGaatggtgggagaaggaCGGAAAAAGCGGGGGTCCGAAGTTCTGTAAGGAACCAGCAAATGCAACCGGCGGGGAAAAGAGCAGCCGAGTTCAGTGCTTTCAAGATAGAAGAGGATCTTGTTGAAGCAGAAGTGTTGTGTGGACCACCGTGACGATGTTATTTTATGAAAGTAAGAAGGTACGTCCACCCGTAGACTCTAAATTGGTTGGCCAGGCTGCCCGTCCGCGACCCAGGATCGCTGCGAAATCTTAAAGCAGCGGCAGCCCTTCTGTAAGGCGTCCAGGTGGTTCGCAATTGGGCCGCCATCCAGCAGAGCCGCAATTCTTGACGCACCCCGCAGCTCCAACCTCTTTTTGCTCCTGCCTGGAAACACTACCATTCTTCTCACCGAAACCTTCGCTCAAGCGAGGTGCAGGCTTTGCACTTCATTGGCGTCCTTGTCCCCAGGCAATCTGGGATTCAGGTTCCCTAGACTCTGGTCAGACATCACTCCCACGTCCACCGGTGTCTGTAATGAAAGAGATTATGGTTCCAAATAAGTTGTGACGGGGCTCTATCGGCTATTTCTGCCTCCCCAACTGGACCTCCTGTTATGCATGGCACGCACTGGCCAGACTCTCGTCCCATCCTTTACCTTTCTTTGACGACACAGTTATCCTGCCCGAAGTCGCACTCCATAAAATTCAGCCAACTACTCGATACGGCATATCTCAAAGAACATGAACGGAGTAATAGCACATTGGAAGGAACACGTCGGAATTGGCAAGCATAGTTGGAACTGTTAAGGGCAGCGAGGGCTGACACAAACGGATGGAATTCCATCTTGCATTCCATAATCATTCTCTATTCCTTCTATTCTCTCCGTCTGTTTAGCTATTTCGTGTGTATGTTCACTCACAGCTCACAGCATTGGTGGCAATTTGACAGACAACATTCCACCAAATGTGATTGGTTAGCCCTCGGAGGCATCCTGTTATAAGTGGCGTGTGGCAAATCATCTGTGGCGCCTTGATAACGGCTGCAGCTGGCAAGTTCCAACCCGATATCTCTTTGAGTTCAAGATGGTCTCGAACCCGGCCTTTGCCCCTTGATTTCAGCTTCCTCGAGACTCTTCTATTGACCACAAAGACGCTAAATAGTCATCAGGCCATTTCTGCACGACCAACCTCCGAAGCATCAGCGTGCCATGAACCTTGGACTTGACCCTTGAGGCCTCAACTCGGTTGTGTCTGCTAGTCGAGATTTGGAAGATTATCGCCGAAGCCGTTGTGTTGCGTTACGAAGGGGGCGAGTTGGGTTTTCGAGGCGCCTCTTTTGGGCGAGGATATCAGCGAATCGTGAGGGCAAGGTAGTCGCTCATTCGGCCCTTCAGTACAACGCTCGTATCGAACCGCTTCATCAGACCTCAAACCCTCCTTAGCGACTTTTCGTGGCGATTATTATGGGTCAATTTGCACGTCAAGTTGTCGGGCATCTTGTCTAGGCAGCGGCCGCCTATCGTCACTATTTTGAAGGCTGTTGTGTGAGAATTTGGGGACACGGCACACGAGAGGACGGTCACTCGTCCGGAGATAGtgaggaaggcggcgagggcgaaaTTAGAGCAGTAGCGGGGAGGAACAGGTCTCGCGCTGCAGTTGGTTTACCGCATGATTTGGGTTAGTGAGTCATGGGATGTGTGGGGGATTGGTGGGATTGACCCAGcaggagattgagaagcaGGGAGTGAAGCGAATCTCGTCACCAAGAGCCAGTGAGGATGTTTAGCTTGGTGTCAAGGTTCTGAACTGTGACACGTCGGTTCAAGTGGTCGGCGACATGTTGTGCCTATCAAAGGTGCAGTTTAGGGCCAATTTTGATGCCGCCTTCTCTTTTGACGGCACCGATATTGGGGAACATCTCGAAGGCCATTGTTGCGGTGGCTGGAATGACTTTCTGTGGCTACctatggatggatgggaaagggtCATGGCAAAATCCCCAGGACTGGCATCACGAGCAGTTGGCCAAATGAGCATGTGTCTGCCGATGATGGCCAAGTAACAGATGCAAGGCGTCATCATCTGTCCACTCTGTCACACCTTCAGAGTATTTGACAAATTTGCAGCGAGTTCAGCATAAGCAACATGTCTTCATTCGCAAAATCTCCGCTACTTGATACCCACTGCGCAGCATTTGTCACCGCATTGACGAAAATTCTGATCGCGGTCAAGGTCACACCGGTAGCCATGTCAACAAACAGTTTCATGGCTCAACCGGGTCAGCAGTTACAGGGCGTGGCGAGGACTTCCATCAGCAAAATCGAAAGCCAGCATACACAAACCATGGAAGATGCCCTGCTCGCGTCTGCAACACTCCTTGCTTTGCCTTAGCTTGTTCAACCGCTATATCTCTGGCACCACCGGCAACTCAAATACCAGCACCATCAGCTTACGCCCCAATATCAGCCCTGTTTGCCCGCCAATTGCATTTTCCCGCCTTCTGCGTTTGCTTGAGTTCAGGCAATTCTGCAGTTGGTTCAGGTACTCCATCTGTGCCATATTCGCGCACTCACAATCACCAACCGACCGAGTCCGGTGCACCCAGCATACATGCAAGCTCCAGGTCGCGAGTTGATGGTGAAACACAACTCACCGACTTACGCCTCAACTGAGCCCGATGTTTCTATCTCTTCATTCCTCTAACCTTGCTGGAACTCAGAAGGTTTcggtcaacaccaacctcccctaGCTGCAGAGCAATTGCCGGTTGTGTCCCTGCGGAGTAAGTTAACTCCGAGCCCTCACGTCACGTAGGATTACATAGAGCCGTAAGCTTCTTCTCGGTGGGTGTCTAATCGGAACGCATCCTGTCGCCACCGCTCTTGCGCCGGTATGCTCTCCCGGCACGGTCCGAGATGCTAGTCATGAAGTTTGCGTCGTCGTTCCGATGAGAAGCCAGGGGTTCTCTACAGCACGCTGCCTTCCGGTCTCACTCATTATGACGCCGCTATTGACAAGTTGAAGCTATCAACTGCAGGACAACTCATACTACTTCTTCCCTTGCATCAAAAGCGCAATTGAGGAGTTTTTtcgaggttggagggttggatTGGGTTGACATGCATACTCATCTCTTCATTGGAACTCTGAAGGAGAATTCACTCCGTTGTTCAGAACTACTCTCTTTCGTCTCTCATGTTGAAGACAACACAATACATCTTTCCATCATCAGGGTAGCTCCAGGTCGGCTTAATAGGCCTCATGCAGGTAGCCGTCAGCAGAGCATGGTTTCACCGGCCTGTACGGTAAGGCTGGCCTCGATGCCGATGTTACACCACCATGCCAACTGCCGGCGAGGCTGAGACATGACTGCTTCCCATTGGGAAAAGAACCGACGTCATTTGATGTGAGGCTTCTGTGGCATACTCTTAGTCTCTCATGAAAAGCCCTCTACATGGACTGCCATCGCCATATCTATGCCTCATATGTTGTTTGCCCGGGTATGTACACGTACAAAACTCAGAGACTTCAGAAAGCATCAAATCTATAGGCGCGGATGAGGATTCAATCTGGGTATGGGTGCCACGAAAAGCCCAAGTTCTGCATGTATTACGTGCATTTAGCCGACCACAAACTGGGAGAAAGGGTTTGCCCTTTTGGGGTTTGGCTTTGCACGACGTAAATGAGGTGTTTTGTAGctgttgggaggaggatgtgtgacaaggagggtggtgacggtTGCTTAGTTGCCTTGCCATTGACAACATACCTGAGATTACCTACTCCCTGACATTGCTcaaggttgggggggggaggggggaggggggcagcGCTCAAAGTATGAGAAACATCGAGATGATTAGTGCTGGGGAAATTGCTTGAAGTGTTGTTGAACTAGCAATGTTGTTTGTGGGGCTAATGTGTCACCTTCTGGTTGGCACTTGTCTGCAAAAGACCGAAAGTAGTATCAGCCTTGCAGAACCATAAAGCAACTACACCCAAAATGACTTTTAATCTATACAGAAAATATGATAGGCTGGCTTCACCAGTTTACTATGAATCTGGCTCCTAAGATACAAGAATCAGTTGGTGACAGGTTGGGGGGAACAACTCACCGACACCACACTGAGAACAGTTCGTATTCGTTGTTCCAATTGCGTTCCATCCTCTATCACACTCAGCTCGTTTCCAATCTACGTTGGCACTGACAATGATCATCATGAGCATCAcgagcatcatcatcagcctaGTAGCCTTGCTCCTATTAAGAACTGGAATCACTGGCTTCGAGAATAATTCCGAAAGAGGCATCTCAGTGCTCTTCTGACCTACTCTAGTCACTCACATTGTCCAGGAGCCTTACCATTTCATTGCTCTTCCATTCCTTTGGCCTTCGCTACGTGGTAGCAAGACATTTTTACCCCAACTCAACCAACTTGCTGGCATGTGAACGACTCCAAAAATGCCTCGTTGTCATGTGGTTTCACCAGACATACGAACCAAATATTCCAACAGGCCCTCAGCCCGGTTCGGTCATCAAACTCGAATAGGTTACCAGATCCTCAAGCTCCATGATCTTCACGGCACACGTGGCAGCCCACTAGTAAAGCAAGGTCTGCTGTTAAccttccaacccatccctAGTGGCTCCCTATGACTGTTGCCTTAAGAGACAGAAGCACAAGTGCTGGAGAGAAATTGAGACTAATTGGAAGCATTGTTAGCGAGCAAAGATCGATTGCATGGGTCACGACCTCACCTAAACAGTACTCTCGCAGACGGTGCAAGGTACGCTCCAGATTCAGAAGCTCTGTGAATATTACAGCTATCTGCCGTGTAACAAAGGGTCGTACCCCCACCCTCTAACTGCAGCGTtacatcaacctcccatcTACCAAGAACAATCTGAAAGACACACACAAATATCGTACCATTCTGGAGTCTCACCATCACACATTCAAGTTATCCCGAGCAGCATCTTTACACCAAAATGTAGCACGATCCCGCTTAGGTACCACTCTTCTTCTGCATAGAACCCCCAATTCGGCATTCCGGTGTCTGGGTAAGGTGTCGCTCGTCGTACATCGGTCGGTAACTACCGGGCCCCATTCCCGTTTGTCTAGAACATGGTTGTCCAAGACGGGAAACTCTCACAGCTCAACAAGGCAGACTGCTTTCCCACCGACTCGGCTCGCCGCATTAGAGCTAGGTCAAGTGATTCGTGTCGCCTTTCCTTTCGCTGACCACACTACCTTATCCACAATATCAACATGACCCCCCATTACCTAAAATGCAATCTATCGGCATTCGGTGATGTCACATTCATCGGCTCTTGCCCTCCCTCTGGTAGGTGTGATGTGAGGTTGCTGTCATTCTTTCGGATAAGAGCTGGTCAAGCGAATCCCCTCATCCGGTTGGTCGCCTTACCAGCCTAGCGACTGCCTACATATCTCTTTACCTTGGTAGTAACAACCCAGCAATCAGAGCATCAAAGTTGAGTTCGCATTCGCGCAATACCTCGACACTTAGGCAGGGCTGCATATACCTAGACATGCAGTAGATGCAGAGCACTCCACTATGATCAGGCATCCCTGCAGCCACGCCAGATCCGATCCGGTGAGTTAAAGCAACCCAGGGCACAAGGAAGGCTTGCCCCGAGACAAGCTTGGTTCGAGATTCCAAAGGATCAATTGGCCTTGTACGAACCCATCTCATCGATCCCAAAACTCGGTGTCTCGTAGGCCGGATCGTAAACACCTACTTGCTTTGCTCGAAGGACCGTAGCGCAAGGCGTCCAGTCCACAGTAGCTAGTCAAAGCACCAAGGCGAGCTTGTTTGTTCGCCGGAACGCACAAAAATGAGGTCAAACAAGAGCTTCAAACCAAGAAAGGAATCAAAGAATACCGAGAAGCTGAGCCAACGACGACTCTGCGTTGGAGACAACTTGCATCAAGGCGACCGATTTCGACCCGGATTTCGGAGCTGACCCAAGCTGTCGGATCCAGCTAATATCAAGGAATCTGACAGGTATAAGGCTGAGCAGGTGCTGATAAGCTGGTTATTtttgagatgatgggggctAAGGCGGCGTAGGGCGGTGCAATACATGTGAGTATTTCTCACTGTGTCAGAAGTAATGAGAGCAGTCATGATTCTCGGTGTCGATGGAGGTCCAGAAGTCGGACACCTTGGAAGCTTGGCAAGGCGCCAACGGTTTTCTTGTGGGGCCAGCGGGCATCATTGTGGGGTCCTTTCCCTTCGTAGCACAGCGAATGGTTCTCTTCCCCCGCTTAGTGAAGCCCCTGAGCTGAACGACCTCACCACACCGACCTCTACACCGACGAAAAGCGAATCAAGGCACAGAGCATGTGGCGTTATCCTTTCAGCTCAAAATTGATACATCTCTCGCCTTTCTACTCGTATCAAAGCCGTCGCCTTGTTTCCTCAGCTCTCCACGGGCAAAGGCGGGGCGGTCAGTCGGAGAGTCACAAGCGGAGAATTTAACCCGTCATTCGGCTgtcagaaaagaaaagaaaaaaaccagAGTATTGGACGACAGTTCTTCCCGATGTCTGAGAATGTTGCCGTCAGATGCTTGTCGGTGAaggagagaggaaggtgcCAATTCTCAAAAGCTGTAGAACCGCTCGTGGTTTCCGTAACACGATTTGGTGAACggagctgaggaggggggcggagCTTGAAATGCTGGTCTCTACCATATGGCCACGCGGCCGCGATGTTGTAGGTGAAAATAAAGGATCAGAAGTTATAGACGAATTAATTTTTCAGCATGAATATGAAAGACGCTTCTAAAAATGCGGGGTAACCCGCTCTGCGGCGCAAACAGGATTTCCCCAGGGATTGCGCGCGGGTCGGGGGCGGCCGCGGACAGTTTCATCGTTTTGGATGCCTTTTCTCCTGCAGGCGGCGTTCGGCTCATGTTTGTCTCAAGGCCCACCAATCCGAAGTCTAACCCGAAGTCCCGTGCCGGAACCTCCTGATCCGCATGAGAATAAGGTTTTGGGGGCGCAGAAAGAATTTGGACCGGAGCCGGCCCTGAAAATCTAGGGCACCTGA
It contains:
- a CDS encoding uncharacterized protein (EggNog:ENOG503NYG6) encodes the protein MDFSKKWNEHLRRSSAKKINCPDCSEDPQYVHETFEKHQYEKHYETVHVKSLNEKSTDKEKKELISTKWKEAPPIEREASKPAIRNLDPSSKDAKAVTSSTHISNQRPLDPDSGAPGPDRPSRRSTPDSKSQPSRSRSPSPPKKSKARIEPDRVDRRPPAKGTLWTPDADLTASQRPYDKSNVASRVSSTPTSKPPHRQPRTSTSRSSTQIEENDPTELIKQPETRPISQDQLVAEVKGIYAGLVMVESKCIEVDNAQNSQNDPTNKLNNEQWQALIALHRTLLHEHHDFFLASQHPSASPALRRLASKYAMPARMWRHGIHSFLELLRHRLPASLEHMLMFIYLAYSMMALLYETVPAFEDTWIECLGDLGRYRMAIEDDDIRDRENWTAVSRHWYSKASDKAPTTGRLYHHLAILARPNALQQLYYYTKSLCVAIPFGSARESIMTLFDPIMAPTPNQQQSRLSVAEFAFVKVHAIMFSGKQMEKLHSTMDDFLQSLDSQITRSSRKWLEAGYHMGISNCCAVIGYGNEANPISKSLKQSRGADEEAQDQLMADGDLGSPVPEDLANALKLFSQTYDIVARRDGDPNILPFLHVSLVFIYHLTFLPETIHFVAPSFPWKRTALMMNTLLGSCKNYSRVEETVLPRSESRRPLPEDYAMRGLAWADRVSPSDCFSNEKIDDDEKYFEVASMAEERKERVLWLGHKIATSNPRWLRYNASTHEFTVAPEYETEAKGTPMSSVESVEMGELPDAAAITS